A genomic window from Bacillota bacterium includes:
- a CDS encoding flavodoxin family protein — protein sequence MKRVRIVGLSSSPRHANTEILVQESLTSARETVEGLVPGMTAETEYISLHGKKIQPCLDCGGCVRSRSYCILKDDWLETVKRLTDPVPNGLIIGSPVYFFSTNSKLRAFIERFTCLVKKVWIPDHGVAVPDWSKTAAGALAVGFHRNGGQEHVVADILRFLLISGFVTVGGFSLAQGPVGYIGGVGWAHERGNDVVRHDDFGLNSVRILGENVGRTAALLALGEWKLSELGGSTDGGANHDKG from the coding sequence GTGAAAAGAGTCCGAATTGTGGGCCTGTCCTCCAGTCCCAGACACGCAAACACCGAGATTCTGGTTCAGGAGTCCTTAACAAGCGCAAGAGAGACCGTGGAAGGACTTGTTCCGGGGATGACCGCTGAAACGGAATACATATCTCTTCACGGCAAGAAGATTCAACCCTGTTTGGATTGCGGCGGTTGCGTGCGTTCCCGGTCATATTGCATCTTAAAAGACGACTGGCTGGAGACAGTGAAGCGGCTTACAGACCCCGTTCCCAATGGGTTGATTATCGGTTCGCCGGTTTATTTTTTTAGTACGAACTCAAAGTTGAGGGCGTTCATAGAGCGGTTCACCTGCTTGGTGAAGAAGGTGTGGATTCCTGATCACGGGGTAGCCGTTCCTGACTGGAGTAAAACGGCTGCGGGTGCTCTCGCCGTCGGGTTTCATCGTAACGGCGGTCAAGAGCATGTGGTCGCTGACATACTGAGATTTCTGCTTATCTCTGGATTCGTGACGGTTGGCGGTTTCTCCTTGGCCCAGGGACCTGTCGGGTACATTGGCGGTGTTGGCTGGGCTCACGAGAGGGGTAACGATGTCGTCCGTCATGACGACTTCGGCCTCAATTCGGTCCGGATACTCGGTGAGAACGTCGGGAGAACTGCGGCGCTGCTGGCTCTCGGAGAGTGGAAGCTGTCTGAGCTTGGGGGTAGCACCGATGGAGGAGCAAATCACGATAAAGGTTAG
- a CDS encoding 4Fe-4S dicluster domain-containing protein, with protein sequence MNRLIVEPELCTGCRLCQTACSFKHYGIYDLTLSRIKISNDEIGGESLPIVCCQCEAKPCVSACPTGALDKEGTSIDKELCTGCLACVSACPNGGISYHAGAGEVLKCDLCGGEPECVRACPSNALKLVGNNLSTIYHLRHYLERIREWLARGGEAE encoded by the coding sequence GTGAATAGGTTAATTGTAGAGCCCGAGTTGTGCACGGGGTGCCGCCTGTGCCAGACTGCGTGCAGTTTCAAACACTACGGCATATATGACCTGACCCTATCGCGGATCAAAATATCGAATGACGAAATCGGCGGTGAATCGCTACCGATCGTGTGCTGCCAGTGCGAAGCAAAACCGTGTGTATCGGCTTGCCCGACCGGTGCGCTGGACAAAGAAGGGACGTCCATAGATAAGGAACTGTGCACGGGGTGTTTGGCCTGTGTTAGTGCCTGTCCGAACGGCGGGATCTCGTATCATGCGGGCGCCGGAGAGGTACTCAAGTGCGACCTCTGCGGGGGTGAGCCTGAGTGCGTGCGGGCCTGCCCAAGTAATGCACTGAAACTGGTAGGTAACAACCTGTCGACGATCTACCATCTTCGCCACTATCTGGAACGCATTAGGGAGTGGTTGGCAAGGGGGGGAGAAGCGGAGTGA
- a CDS encoding IclR family transcriptional regulator — protein sequence MKSTATCQTVDRALTLLKQFTPQTPRRSLANLCVATGLHKSIVYRLLCTLERHGFVRYDRTTRQYSLGFAIVELASIMDGDIQIRDVALPVMRQLAADTGESVFLTVLGDDEKAVCIEKVESTRPIRVTFKPGSVSPLHAGASAKVLMAYLPEKARLRALNRPLTKFTHRTITDPDELQKELDLIRQRGWAFSVGELDEGIYAIAVPILGYRADRAVASLSIAGPDSRLDQSGLDRLICLQQEAARKISSALQLTTENGFQGGDIPSE from the coding sequence GTGAAGTCTACAGCTACTTGCCAAACAGTGGATAGAGCATTAACCCTCCTCAAACAGTTTACCCCGCAGACTCCGCGAAGGAGCCTGGCGAATTTGTGCGTTGCGACAGGCCTCCACAAAAGCATAGTCTATCGTTTGCTTTGCACCCTCGAGCGGCACGGGTTCGTAAGGTATGATCGGACGACCAGGCAGTACTCCCTAGGATTTGCCATCGTGGAGCTTGCCAGTATTATGGACGGTGACATACAGATTAGGGATGTTGCTCTGCCGGTTATGCGCCAGCTCGCTGCGGATACAGGTGAATCTGTCTTTCTTACCGTCCTGGGAGATGATGAGAAAGCAGTCTGCATCGAGAAAGTTGAATCGACGCGTCCGATAAGGGTCACCTTTAAGCCCGGTTCAGTCAGCCCTTTACATGCAGGAGCCTCGGCGAAGGTCTTGATGGCGTACCTTCCAGAAAAGGCGCGTTTACGCGCTTTGAACAGGCCGTTGACCAAGTTTACCCATCGCACCATAACGGATCCCGACGAGCTCCAGAAAGAACTGGACTTGATACGCCAAAGGGGATGGGCTTTCAGCGTTGGGGAATTAGATGAAGGGATTTACGCAATTGCTGTGCCAATTCTGGGATATCGTGCCGACCGCGCGGTCGCCAGCCTTAGCATCGCCGGGCCGGACAGCAGGTTAGACCAATCAGGGCTCGATCGGCTGATATGTTTGCAACAAGAAGCTGCCAGGAAGATTTCCTCAGCTTTGCAGCTCACGACCGAAAACGGATTCCAGGGAGGTGACATACCCAGTGAATAG
- a CDS encoding DUF917 family protein, which produces MSPVRLDKDVLDAITLGGAFYGGGGGGPITQGVELGQLALQYGNPTMISIDEMPGDAILLTVSAVGAPAAQGQHAKAYHYVRAVELFIKYSGIEVHGFISNECGGLASVNGWIQSAAFGLPVVDAPCDGRAHPTGIMGSMGLRWPEYTSLQAACGGSRSEGTYVEIFTTGSPEKTAALVRQAAVQAGGLVAVARNPVEASYVRSHGAPGSLEKCIKVGRAMLDAKTRGPLEMAQAAAATADGKVMFTARVSKKDLETVGGFDVGQITFDNGAQVVFWNEYITLDMGAERLATFPDLIATISTESGVPLSSTDIVPDSEVAVVVVPKGHLILGAGVKDKSLFYAVEEATGQRIIEYVFK; this is translated from the coding sequence ATGAGTCCTGTACGCTTAGACAAAGACGTCCTGGATGCAATCACGCTCGGCGGTGCGTTTTACGGGGGAGGGGGCGGGGGCCCAATAACTCAGGGGGTTGAATTGGGACAGCTGGCCCTTCAGTATGGGAACCCAACGATGATAAGCATCGATGAGATGCCTGGAGACGCTATCCTCCTGACAGTCTCCGCGGTAGGAGCTCCAGCTGCACAAGGACAGCATGCAAAGGCGTATCATTACGTCAGAGCGGTAGAACTGTTTATCAAATACTCCGGTATCGAAGTACACGGATTCATCAGCAATGAGTGTGGGGGGCTTGCTTCGGTTAACGGGTGGATTCAGTCAGCGGCCTTTGGTTTACCGGTGGTCGACGCCCCGTGCGACGGGAGGGCTCATCCTACAGGTATAATGGGATCTATGGGGCTTCGTTGGCCGGAATATACCTCCTTACAGGCAGCATGTGGCGGGAGCAGATCCGAGGGCACCTACGTCGAAATCTTCACGACCGGCTCCCCTGAGAAGACAGCTGCACTTGTACGGCAGGCAGCGGTCCAGGCGGGTGGTCTTGTCGCGGTGGCGAGGAACCCGGTTGAGGCTTCATATGTCAGGTCTCACGGTGCGCCAGGATCTCTTGAGAAGTGTATTAAGGTAGGGCGAGCGATGCTGGACGCGAAGACCCGGGGGCCGTTGGAAATGGCACAGGCCGCCGCGGCGACCGCGGACGGGAAGGTAATGTTCACCGCCAGAGTCAGCAAAAAAGATCTGGAGACCGTGGGCGGGTTTGATGTTGGTCAGATTACCTTTGATAACGGCGCCCAGGTAGTCTTCTGGAACGAGTACATAACGCTGGACATGGGTGCTGAGCGACTAGCCACTTTTCCGGATCTAATAGCAACAATCAGTACTGAGTCGGGAGTACCCCTATCCAGTACGGATATCGTACCCGACAGTGAAGTGGCGGTAGTGGTGGTTCCGAAAGGCCATCTGATCCTAGGCGCAGGAGTGAAGGACAAATCGCTGTTTTACGCAGTTGAAGAGGCTACTGGACAGAGGATAATCGAGTACGTGTTCAAATGA